ATAATAGTCGTCATTTAATGGGGTTGCTTTTGTAGGTGCATTCATATATAGTTCTTGTTTAGTTCTTTGATTTGGAGtattataatttgaatatttgtatGCTCTTGTTGTATCACCATATTCACTGGCTGCTACATTTTGGCCTCTTAATGTTCTTTTATGTTGTCTTACATcttctctatttattttgtttgattcaTTATAAGAAGAATGTTTTCTGTGgtataatttatgttttcctcCTAAACTTCTATAATTCTGATGAATATTAGTGTTTACATCACTATCGTCATTCGAAGTATTATATTGATATTGTTGATCATAATTTGAGTGAGTGGTGTCATTATCATGAGTAGTATAATTTTCGCTACTTTCATTATTAACATTATAAGCATAATCATTGTTAATATCATGATTAACATCATAAGCATAATTATTTTCATCGTCATAAACAGTGTCCGTGTCATAATAAGCGGTAGAATCATAACTAGTGTTAGGagaataatatgttttaaaatcataatattgGTTCATGCCATCTTTTGGAGAAGGTGTATATTTATAACTATCATCATGTGCAGAATATTTACTATAATTTGGATAACCATATGTTTGTtgtatatattgtgtattttGTTTAGCCGTATAAGGTCCACGATAACTAGAATTTGGGTCTtgttgcatatttatatattcatcttGTCTGTTATGTTGTTGATCTTCACCTCTATTTCCAAATGCTTGATTCATattgttatttatgttttgatACCCTGTGTTAATATCGCCTATATTTTGTAACCTTGTAGAAGGATAATTATTAGGATAGTTAGTGTAACCTAAATTCGAATCTTGTgcatttaatcttttttgtttgtttcctgtatTATATGTCATATCTGTTGatggtttttcataaatattttgttcatatGGTTGATCAGTTGTATAAACTCCTTGATATGGATACATATTGTTAATTCCATCATATGTTTGATATTGTTCTGTTGTATAATATTCAcctgtattatatttttcattattttcataaaactCATTAAAATATTGTAAACTTAAAACATATTGTAACCATTGTCTAAGTACATCATCTTTTAACCCTGGTGTGTTAACATATTGTATTATATACCTTATATTGTGTCTGACTGATTCTTCATAGGTCATATCATCTGCATATAATTCATTTGCATCAACTTGAGTTTCTTTTTGTGTAGTGTTTATCatattttcatcatttatattttcttgtgcATTTATGGTATGTTGCATAGACTGACTTGATTTTGAAGGCATTGTGTTGCTATTGTTTTTCGAATTGttaacatttgttttaatatttttactttgaatatttttatttacatgctGTGTTGTATCGTCACTGTTTTTTTCACCTCTtatgttactttcatttttattaacattaCCAGTGTTTAATGTTTGATGCgtttttttttcaatgttatgAGCAatcctattattattttgatcatGCAATtgtttatgcatgtgtgtatttttattatttgaaggcttattttcatttccagggcatttttcttttatgtcttgTAATATTTGTTGATGCATTTCACTAAAACTACTTGCGCTGTTAACATTATCGTTTAGGTTTATAtcactattttcattttcttttggttctGTATAAATGTTATCAGATAACACTTCATCCTGAACAGGCACAATaagttcattatttttacttCCATTATTACTATCTTTTTTATCATGGTTTTCACTTACATCATCAACCTTATTCAAATCTGTATTGTTTAGCTCTGTTACCACTTCTTGTTTGTTGTCATTTTTATCGAGCTCACTTATAATTCTGccatttttattgtcattttgtgATTCAAATGGTATTATACTATtctaaaaaaaaggtaaaaaaaaatcaaataacattattagcgtatatatatatatatatatatatatatatatatatacaatcacATACTTACAGGTTTAAAACAATTTGTCATGTAAGTTaagttattataatattataactGTGATTAATatcaaaaattatgtaaaaaaaatgcatagctatatatatatatatttatatgtatatattttttttttttttttaatactagtaataaaaaaaagaaaagccacaaaaaACACAATTTCTTATAAGTTAGTGAAGTAGCATTTAACTGCGCATGTTGTACATTATACGGTGGGTAGttagttaaatttttcttagtacCACTATTATTACTACCCATTGTATATgtaaacaatataataataactaAATTTTTAGGATGCTTATgattaatagttttttaaaattttaaaaaaattaaaatacataaaatatttacattaatttgttttagcttttttttttattttagtataatatatataaaagcagtatattttataatatatattaaaaactaattttttttttaaatattattatctaaatactaattaaaaatattaatttttattagtcTATGTTAAAAACTTATTGTTTGTCGTAAACtattatttaatacttatttcgttgataaaaaatattaaattaatataagaaaaaaaaaaaataaaggcaaggaATTAAAAACAATGTCATAGCATGTAGattatatatatacttcaaatctattctaaaatagtaataattaaaaaattatattttttaaaaaaagaacagttacCTATTTTATATAGGTcattgatagaaaataaaaattttttttttttctagttttatacaatagtaagtttttttgtttaaatataaaaaataaattatattttagaacatatacataatttttttttttttttttttagcacaacaattttaatatttaatttattttttcttttattatatttataatatatttgtggtatatttatagtatatacaTACTAAACGTTTTATatactaaatgattttttttatttcatcaaataaaaatggtgcttaaaaaaaaaaataaaaatagatgaattgCATAGATTTCATAAGtatttagtaattaaaaaaaaattattaaaaagcatctatatattttaattatattttttctttagaaaaaataaaaaaaaatttatgtttatagaacaaaacataaaagtatttaattaattaaatatatatatatatatatatatttaatttaaatatgttaaaattgcCAAATTAACTACAATAGGATAAAgtaattatataatcatataattataaaacagaatcaattaataaaatatacttaaaaattaaaaaattgaaataatttacttgtaaaaataaaaatatttataatgttgctaattaactttatttaactatatatatttacttttgtgtTTAATACATAACAAACATTTGTAcgggttttctattttattttataaacattttgattaaaattaaaaaacattattattatatttattcattgtgtaattatcttgtttaataaataaaaaaaagaaaaaaaaaaaaagatctaatcTAAGAAATAAAAACGGCATTTGCATTAAAAATCTAAACCTAATTACATAAATTCaatcattatattatatacaatatatatataatatatatattttcaatagcACATGTTACAAAacaaaagtatataaattaaATCGAGTGAAGTTtactaaagtataaaaaatactatcacatgtttatatatatatatatatatatatatatatatatatatatacttgaatgattttaattaatttgtttttatcttgctaTTTTtacagttaaataatttttatttaaacgtTTCctctatactttttttctttttttttttgattatatTAACTGTATGTGTTATATTTTAATCGCATATTTAtgctaataaatacaaaaaaaaaaaaaaaaaaacacatataaaaaaatacatacacaaaaaaattaataaatgaaaatgtaacaaataaaagaacaaatgagtAAAGCACTCTTGTTCATGTTCATGTACCTTAACTGTAAAAAAAATTGCTTGTCACATAttgtacacaaaaataaaattatgcacTTAAAAATATGCGTCTAAAACTATGCATCTaaatttatgcatttaaaattatacaacatataaaaaaaaaaattaaataaaaatttatggcattttataaatttttattttactttgttttttttaaactctatataacaaatgttttatataaatgcaCACATAAACTAAtcgtttttttttatttttttaaattatacaattgttaaaattaataaacattagaTTTATGGACAGGAGAGTTTGTGATATCACTGTAAAATTCAGGTTGGCATTCTTCATCACCTAAAACAtccccccagaaaaaaaaaaaaaaaagtataaatatatatataaatatatacatataaatataaagtgGAATATCTACTTTAactaatgttaaaatatttatatgtttaagtattttaagTCATTACTAAGATACTTACgtgttattaaatttttataagttTCATTATAACTATTATCGTCTTCGACTTCCTGTTTTCTAGATCTGCAAAAGTTGAGAAAAAGATTTATGTATaggtgtatgtatatgcatatataagaattgcatgcatgtatatatatatatatatatatatatatatatatatataacattttcatatataCCTATAAAGCATTGTAagcgtttttatttttttggttttcttactCGTATCCCATCAT
Above is a window of Piliocolobus tephrosceles isolate RC106 unplaced genomic scaffold, ASM277652v3 unscaffolded_833, whole genome shotgun sequence DNA encoding:
- the LOC111529094 gene encoding putative uncharacterized protein DDB_G0282133; amino-acid sequence: MGSNNSGTKKNLTNYPPYNVQHAQLNATSLTYKKLCFLWLFFFLLLNSIIPFESQNDNKNGRIISELDKNDNKQEVVTELNNTDLNKVDDVSENHDKKDSNNGSKNNELIVPVQDEVLSDNIYTEPKENENSDINLNDNVNSASSFSEMHQQILQDIKEKCPGNENKPSNNKNTHMHKQLHDQNNNRIAHNIEKKTHQTLNTGNVNKNESNIRGEKNSDDTTQHVNKNIQSKNIKTNVNNSKNNSNTMPSKSSQSMQHTINAQENINDENMINTTQKETQVDANELYADDMTYEESVRHNIRYIIQYVNTPGLKDDVLRQWLQYVLSLQYFNEFYENNEKYNTGEYYTTEQYQTYDGINNMYPYQGVYTTDQPYEQNIYEKPSTDMTYNTGNKQKRLNAQDSNLGYTNYPNNYPSTRLQNIGDINTGYQNINNNMNQAFGNRGEDQQHNRQDEYINMQQDPNSSYRGPYTAKQNTQYIQQTYGYPNYSKYSAHDDSYKYTPSPKDGMNQYYDFKTYYSPNTSYDSTAYYDTDTVYDDENNYAYDVNHDINNDYAYNVNNESSENYTTHDNDTTHSNYDQQYQYNTSNDDSDVNTNIHQNYRSLGGKHKLYHRKHSSYNESNKINREDVRQHKRTLRGQNVAASEYGDTTRAYKYSNYNTPNQRTKQELYMNAPTKATPLNDDYYNDHDFFVENNSKSAQKTKSRNIPDHQKKGSMFSDYNPIEHNVKYESSHSKKATQYDEKSKHVANKLEYFDKIIDILPSNLNKEDMQYLWGKFMNVEKMKFKKIESYVIGYIKYLAKKFLIPSNEQSRQIEIISQYAAEELTTQENNDNLDFQSYIRQGNDSKADFLQFLVTKSKAWDNLRHMMQNWWMEELTIRMQQQ